From Bosea sp. NBC_00550, the proteins below share one genomic window:
- a CDS encoding IS110 family transposase has translation MPVCTTVPEPSRFLGCDVGKAGIVVFDSRGDTLGSLPNEASALAAFAAGLGPDCLVVCEATGGYEDALLAALVSAGCPAHRADARKVKAFIRSYGTLGKSDALDARALARYGAERHARLIRWQAPAPARERLQVLVRTRADLVAQRTACTNRLNAPGIEPVKAPLQALHDCLKAQIAALAQTIAETLRTIARTDRSEQALRSIRGIGTTTAATLIALMPELGRISRRQAAALAGLAPHPNQSGSRDAYRPTRGGRAEIKAALFMPAMAAARHDPAMRDAYTRLIANGKKPIVALTAIMRRIIVIANARVRDQNKLS, from the coding sequence ATGCCGGTTTGCACCACGGTCCCTGAACCCTCCCGTTTCCTCGGCTGTGATGTCGGCAAGGCCGGGATCGTCGTCTTCGACAGCCGCGGCGACACCCTCGGCAGTCTCCCTAACGAGGCTTCGGCCCTGGCAGCCTTCGCAGCCGGGCTCGGCCCGGACTGCCTCGTCGTCTGCGAGGCGACGGGCGGCTATGAGGACGCCCTGCTGGCGGCGCTCGTCTCAGCCGGCTGCCCGGCCCATCGCGCCGATGCCCGCAAGGTCAAGGCCTTCATCCGCTCCTATGGGACGCTCGGGAAGAGCGATGCGCTCGATGCCAGGGCGCTTGCCCGCTACGGCGCCGAGCGCCACGCTCGGCTGATCCGCTGGCAGGCGCCCGCCCCGGCACGCGAGCGCCTCCAGGTCCTGGTGCGGACCAGAGCCGATCTCGTCGCCCAGAGAACGGCCTGCACCAACCGGCTCAACGCTCCCGGCATCGAACCGGTCAAAGCCCCGCTCCAGGCCCTGCACGACTGCCTCAAAGCCCAGATCGCCGCCCTGGCGCAAACCATCGCCGAGACCCTGCGCACCATCGCCCGCACCGACAGAAGCGAGCAGGCCTTGCGCTCCATCCGCGGCATCGGAACGACCACCGCCGCCACCCTCATCGCACTCATGCCCGAGCTCGGACGCATCAGCCGGCGCCAGGCCGCCGCACTCGCAGGCCTGGCTCCTCATCCAAACCAGAGCGGCAGTCGAGACGCCTACCGCCCAACCAGAGGCGGCAGGGCCGAAATCAAGGCCGCCCTGTTCATGCCCGCAATGGCCGCCGCAAGGCACGACCCCGCCATGCGCGACGCCTACACACGCCTCATCGCAAACGGAAAAAAGCCAATCGTCGCTCTCACCGCAATCATGCGACGCATCATCGTCATCGCAAATGCCCGCGTCAGAGACCAAAACAAACTGAGTTGA
- the recA gene encoding recombinase RecA — translation MNQANLKLVEGSSMDKAKALDAALSQIERAFGKGSIMRLGKNSPSIEIETISTGSLGLDIALGVGGLPRGRVIEIYGPESSGKTTLALHTIAEAQKKGGVCAFVDAEHALDPIYARKLGVNLDDLLISQPDTGEQALEITDTLVRSGAIDVLVVDSVAALTPRAEIEGEMGDVQPGLQARLMSQALRKLTASISRSNCMVIFINQIRMKIGVMYGSPETTTGGNALKFYASVRLDIRRVSTLKERDEATGNQVRVKVVKNKVAPPFKQVEFDIMFGEGISKVGELIDLGVKAGMVEKAGAWFSFDSQRLGQGRENAKTFLKANPDMAAKIEATIRQNSGLVADRILDEATPGADDLDEGEA, via the coding sequence GTGAATCAGGCAAATCTCAAGCTCGTGGAAGGCTCCTCGATGGACAAGGCCAAGGCGCTCGATGCGGCGCTCTCCCAGATCGAACGCGCCTTCGGCAAGGGCTCGATCATGCGCCTGGGCAAGAACTCGCCCTCGATCGAGATCGAGACCATCTCGACCGGCTCGCTCGGCCTCGACATCGCGCTCGGCGTCGGCGGCCTTCCCAGGGGCCGCGTGATCGAGATCTACGGGCCGGAATCCTCGGGCAAGACCACGCTCGCGCTCCACACCATCGCCGAAGCCCAGAAGAAGGGCGGCGTCTGCGCCTTCGTCGATGCCGAGCATGCGCTCGACCCGATCTATGCCCGCAAGCTCGGTGTCAATCTCGACGACCTCCTGATCTCGCAGCCCGACACCGGCGAGCAGGCGCTGGAGATCACCGACACGCTCGTCCGCTCCGGTGCGATCGACGTGCTCGTGGTCGACTCGGTCGCCGCGCTCACGCCCCGCGCCGAGATCGAGGGCGAGATGGGCGATGTCCAGCCCGGTCTGCAGGCCCGCCTGATGAGCCAGGCGCTGCGCAAGCTCACCGCCTCGATCTCGCGCTCGAACTGCATGGTCATCTTCATCAACCAGATCCGCATGAAGATCGGCGTGATGTACGGCAGCCCGGAAACCACCACCGGCGGCAACGCGCTCAAGTTCTATGCCTCCGTCCGCCTCGACATCCGCCGCGTCTCGACGCTGAAGGAGCGTGACGAGGCGACCGGCAACCAGGTTCGCGTCAAGGTCGTCAAGAACAAGGTCGCGCCGCCCTTCAAGCAGGTCGAGTTCGACATCATGTTCGGCGAGGGCATTTCCAAGGTCGGCGAGTTGATCGACCTCGGCGTCAAGGCCGGCATGGTCGAGAAGGCAGGCGCCTGGTTCTCCTTCGACAGCCAGCGCCTCGGCCAGGGACGCGAGAACGCCAAGACCTTCCTCAAGGCCAATCCCGACATGGCCGCCAAGATCGAGGCCACGATCCGCCAGAACTCCGGCCTGGTCGCCGACCGCATCCTCGACGAAGCCACCCCGGGCGCGGACGATCTCGACGAAGGCGAAGCCTGA